The Tripterygium wilfordii isolate XIE 37 chromosome 5, ASM1340144v1, whole genome shotgun sequence DNA segment CTTCAACAACTAATTCGTCTGTGCACAAAGAAGAACACTACAGTTGATTAAGAACAAACAACTTAATTACATTTCTCTAACTGCATATTCATGGCCGACACACCCACCATCGCCTTGAACATTCAAGGAGGACAGTTGACTGGAAAGGTGACTGTGGCGAAGGAAGCACCAATTCTCCATCTGAAGGGACAGATTGAATTGGTTATGGGTGTCAACCCTAGCAGGCAGACTCTCAGCTTCAATGGCCAAGTCTTGGACGACACTCAAACTGTCAAATTCTACAATCTGATTTCTGGTGCCACAGTGATTCTTGCCATGACACCACTTGCTGGAGATCCCAAGTTCCTTATCATGCTATCGTCCGGTTCCTGGAATTACGCTGTGAATGTGAAGGAGACTGGGTTGGTTGAGGATTTGAAGGCCAAGATTGGAAAGAAGTGGGCTGTTCCTGCCACTGATGTTACTCTGACTCGCCATGGTGAAGAAATGGAAGATGGTTTTCCACTGTCTGCATATCTGGTTTGCGAGGATTGTGTTGTGGGATTCAAAGTGAACAATGAAATGTTGACGACACCACCACCATATATAAAAA contains these protein-coding regions:
- the LOC119998630 gene encoding polyubiquitin 12-like; the protein is MADTPTIALNIQGGQLTGKVTVAKEAPILHLKGQIELVMGVNPSRQTLSFNGQVLDDTQTVKFYNLISGATVILAMTPLAGDPKFLIMLSSGSWNYAVNVKETGLVEDLKAKIGKKWAVPATDVTLTRHGEEMEDGFPLSAYLVCEDCVVGFKVNNEMLTTPPPYIKND